One window of Nocardia sp. NBC_00508 genomic DNA carries:
- a CDS encoding hydrogenase maturation nickel metallochaperone HypA/HybF has protein sequence MHEMAITQSVIDAVCEHAAGRRVYAVTVEVGALCAVVPDAMRFCFEVAAEDTVAEGADLILVEIPGAAACRACGAEFRLSDPILLCSCGSADVDIRSGRELRIRSMEVSEACAQPADVATTPPR, from the coding sequence ATGCACGAAATGGCGATCACACAGAGTGTGATCGACGCCGTCTGCGAGCATGCGGCGGGACGACGGGTCTACGCCGTCACCGTCGAGGTCGGCGCACTGTGCGCCGTGGTGCCCGATGCCATGCGGTTCTGCTTCGAAGTCGCGGCCGAGGACACCGTGGCGGAGGGCGCGGACCTGATCCTGGTGGAGATTCCTGGTGCCGCGGCCTGCCGGGCCTGCGGGGCCGAGTTCCGGCTCTCCGATCCGATCCTGCTGTGCTCCTGCGGCAGCGCCGATGTCGACATCCGCTCCGGGCGCGAGCTGCGAATCCGATCGATGGAGGTGAGTGAGGCATGTGCGCAACCTGCGGATGTGGCGACGACGCCGCCGCGGTGA
- a CDS encoding PepSY domain-containing protein, whose amino-acid sequence MTTAFRRAYAGLRWVIFGAAVAAVVAGVSFALGAVATGGHDHTIAFNPSARDWSLVADPGINRQQAIDKAIEAVPGGRVDSAELDTDRGTPVWEVELTTPDGVEHEVTIDANSGQVLAKINHD is encoded by the coding sequence ATGACTACCGCTTTCCGCCGTGCCTACGCAGGGCTTCGCTGGGTCATCTTCGGCGCGGCCGTCGCGGCGGTCGTCGCCGGCGTGAGCTTCGCCCTCGGCGCCGTCGCCACCGGCGGCCACGATCACACCATCGCCTTCAATCCGTCGGCGCGGGACTGGTCGCTGGTCGCGGACCCCGGCATCAACAGGCAGCAGGCTATCGACAAAGCGATCGAGGCCGTGCCGGGCGGGCGCGTCGATTCCGCCGAGCTCGACACCGATCGCGGCACCCCGGTGTGGGAGGTCGAGCTCACCACGCCAGACGGCGTGGAGCACGAGGTGACCATCGATGCGAACAGCGGCCAAGTGCTCGCAAAGATCAACCACGACTGA
- the hypB gene encoding hydrogenase nickel incorporation protein HypB produces MCATCGCGDDAAAVIHVPHDHQHDDGHDHAHPADHGHTHDHHDHHHMHLPATETVSLELKVLAKNDELAQRNRAWLAERDIVALNLTSSPGAGKTTLLERTIRESGQSPIAVIEGDQATLLDAERITATGCRVVQINTGAGCHLDAEMMYRALETLDPAPGTLLLVENVGNLVCPALFDLGEDEKVVVISVTEGTDKPLKYPHMFQAAGLVLVNKMDLLPYVDFDLDRCREYIASIHPGVEVLPLSVTSGAGLSHWYDWLAARHRAAGSATLERAAGRANI; encoded by the coding sequence ATGTGCGCAACCTGCGGATGTGGCGACGACGCCGCCGCGGTGATTCACGTCCCGCACGACCATCAACACGACGACGGGCACGACCACGCTCACCCGGCGGATCATGGGCACACACACGATCACCACGATCACCACCACATGCATCTGCCCGCCACCGAGACGGTCAGCCTGGAGCTGAAGGTCCTGGCCAAGAACGACGAACTGGCGCAGCGCAACAGGGCGTGGCTGGCCGAGCGCGACATCGTCGCGCTGAACCTCACCAGCTCTCCGGGTGCGGGCAAGACCACTCTGTTGGAGCGCACCATCCGCGAGTCCGGCCAGTCCCCGATCGCGGTGATCGAGGGCGACCAGGCGACGCTGCTGGACGCCGAACGGATCACGGCCACCGGCTGCCGCGTCGTGCAGATCAACACCGGCGCGGGCTGCCACCTGGATGCCGAGATGATGTATCGCGCGCTGGAGACGCTCGATCCCGCGCCGGGCACGCTGCTACTGGTGGAGAACGTCGGAAACTTGGTCTGCCCGGCGCTGTTCGATCTGGGCGAAGACGAGAAGGTGGTGGTCATCTCGGTCACCGAGGGGACGGACAAACCACTGAAATACCCGCACATGTTCCAGGCAGCGGGACTGGTGCTGGTGAACAAGATGGACCTGCTGCCCTACGTCGACTTCGACTTGGACCGATGCCGGGAATACATCGCCTCGATACACCCCGGCGTCGAGGTCCTACCGCTGTCGGTGACCAGCGGTGCAGGCCTGTCGCACTGGTACGACTGGCTGGCCGCGCGGCATCGCGCGGCCGGTTCGGCGACTCTGGAGAGAGCCGCCGGGCGAGCTAATATATAG